The Phoenix dactylifera cultivar Barhee BC4 unplaced genomic scaffold, palm_55x_up_171113_PBpolish2nd_filt_p 000696F, whole genome shotgun sequence genome window below encodes:
- the LOC103698954 gene encoding uncharacterized protein LOC103698954 isoform X7, producing MSTEEQRKEAEAGAELEVVYKTKVVQFLGRSTPIILQNNNGPCPLIAICNVLLLRHNLNLSSDASEVSLQKLLSLVAERLIDSNSNVQDKDDGYVRNQQQNIADAIDLLPCLATGIDVNVHFRKINDFEFTRECTIFDLLDIGLYHGWIVDPQDTDTAEAIGSKSYNMLVAELVAFETRKSEGENKDVQEEDSVDFAAAATATLGVPSPSLSRGRSIDDYPVSATVDQTRGSDDIEEEEELMRALNLSRAEMSNPVKDSMSPVFDWSNPSPNLEESTHSKCFGSGTLADSLGVQNGVESQQSYQLDLFAGQESITSSDWKDGATSEDSSSVPRISSGNNSGQTVSEGSVELLMSSDSVENVRTHMLIQNVSLPLRSTDKDGSNGCCTNEDLRIASGGDKSVRQTCTEDISTSQIHDKPTDDLIDCNSAVFSGPVVHCSYLPSASEREKPSDVSVVVSSSLEREEHILESGHTAFQNREPVYEGEVVLAEQDDKTEEDNSPTNLKDVVARHQWQLIKNFLENNASQLTIYGLFCLQEGIKERELGVFFRNNHFCTMLSSDLQLAIALQQQEFEQQPQRQLSQQPPVSGRTRLVTGSHFGEILDGSAVP from the exons ATGTCGACGGAGGAGCAGAGGAAGGAGGCGGAGGCCGGGGCGGAACTGGAGGTGGTCTACAAGACGAAGGTCGTCCAGTTCCTTGGCCGCTCCACCCCAATCATCCTCCAGAACAACAACGGGCCCTGTCCTCTGATCGCCATCT gTAATGTTCTCCTGCTGAGGCATAACCTTAATCTGAGTTCGGATGCGTCGGAGGTGTCGTTGCAGAAGCTGCTTTCTCTTGTCGCAGAAAGGCTGATTGATTCTAACAGCAACGTTCAG GACAAGGATGACGGGTATGTTAGGAATCAGCAACAGAACATAGCGGATGCAATTGATCTGCTGCCTTGTCTTGCTACAGGGATCGATGTCAATGTGCATTTCAGGAA GATAAATGATTTTGAATTTACACGGGAATGCACTATATTTGATCTCCTTGATATCGGTTTGTACCATGGGTGGATAGTTGATCCTCAG GACACTGATACTGCAGAAGCAATTGGATCTAAGTCTTATAATATGCTTGTTGCTGAGCTTGTTGCTTTCGAAACAAGGAAATCTGAGGGGGAAAATAAGGACGTGCAAGAAGAAGACTCTGTTGATTTTGCTGCTGCAGCAACTGCAACCTTGGGAGTTCCATCGCCAAGCCTTTCAAGAGGTAGATCAATTGATGATTATCCAGTCTCAGCCACTGTTGATCAAACAAGAGGGAGTGATGacatagaagaagaagaggagctgATGAGAGCCTTGAACCTCTCTAGAGCTGAAATGTCCAATCCTGTTAAGGATTCCATGTCCCCTGTTTTTGATTGGAGTAATCCATCTCCTAATTTAGAGGAAAGCACACATTCTAAGTGTTTTGGATCAGGAACTCTTGCTGATTCTTTGGGGGTACAAAATGGAGTTGAATCTCAACAATCGTATCAGTTAGACTTGTTTGCAGGACAAGAATCCATTACATCCAGTGATTGGAAGGATGGTGCCACATCAGAGGATAGTTCTTCAGTTCCGAGGATCAGTTCTGGAAATAACTCTGGTCAGACAGTCTCTGAAGGATCTGTGGAACTTTTAATGTCCAGTGATTCAGTGGAGAATGTAAGGACTCATATGTTAATACAGAATGTGTCTCTGCCTTTGCGATCTACTGATAAAGATGGTTCTAATGGGTGCTGCACTAATGAAGACCTAAGGATTGCTTCAGGAGGGGATAAATCTGTGAGACAAACATGCACTGAAGACATCTCCACATCTCAAATTCATGATAAGCCCACTGATGATCTGATCGATTGCAACTCGGCAGTTTTTTCTGGTCCAGTTGTCCATTGTTCTTATCTCCCTTCCGCAAGTGAAAGAGAAAAGCCTTCAGATGTTTCTGTGGTTGTCAGTTCAAGCCTTGAAAGAGAAGAACACATTCTTGAATCTGGACATACGGCATTTCAAAACCGAGAGCCAGTCTATGAAGGCGAGGTGGTTCTTGCTGAGCAGGATGACAAAACAGAAGAGGATAACAGTCCTACAAATTTGAAAGATGTTGTTGCTCGACACCAAT GGCAACTGATAAAGAATTTTCTGGAAAATAATGCAAGCCAATTGACTATCTATGG GTTATTTTGCTTACAAGAAGGTATTAAAGAAAGAGAACTGGGTGTCTTTTTCCGTAATAATCATTTCTGCACTATGTTAAG
- the LOC103698954 gene encoding uncharacterized protein LOC103698954 isoform X3, with translation MSTEEQRKEAEAGAELEVVYKTKVVQFLGRSTPIILQNNNGPCPLIAICNVLLLRHNLNLSSDASEVSLQKLLSLVAERLIDSNSNVQDKDDGYVRNQQQNIADAIDLLPCLATGIDVNVHFRKINDFEFTRECTIFDLLDIGLYHGWIVDPQDTDTAEAIGSKSYNMLVAELVAFETRKSEGENKDVQEEDSVDFAAAATATLGVPSPSLSRGRSIDDYPVSATVDQTRGSDDIEEEEELMRALNLSRAEMSNPVKDSMSPVFDWSNPSPNLEESTHSKCFGSGTLADSLGVQNGVESQQSYQLDLFAGQESITSSDWKDGATSEDSSSVPRISSGNNSGQTVSEGSVELLMSSDSVENVRTHMLIQNVSLPLRSTDKDGSNGCCTNEDLRIASGGDKSVRQTCTEDISTSQIHDKPTDDLIDCNSAVFSGPVVHCSYLPSASEREKPSDVSVVVSSSLEREEHILESGHTAFQNREPVYEGEVVLAEQDDKTEEDNSPTNLKDVVARHQWQLIKNFLENNASQLTIYGLFCLQEGIKERELGVFFRNNHFCTMLSSMVNSISWLLIKHYLTVRMTPQQNGVAERMNRTLTEKARSLRLQTSLPKTFWGDAITFFCFLVNRSPNRKLDGGIPEEIWSRKKVELGHLKVFGCPAYALVEAIERSKLDPKSQKMVFIGYPQRVKGYLLWDPHSQKSTISRNVIFDEESILKRPGVADEAQKAGQDSSGRHSLAVLTCNWQLRFNNRSLNNSPNASFPNSHLLVVERGLSQVLILEKS, from the exons ATGTCGACGGAGGAGCAGAGGAAGGAGGCGGAGGCCGGGGCGGAACTGGAGGTGGTCTACAAGACGAAGGTCGTCCAGTTCCTTGGCCGCTCCACCCCAATCATCCTCCAGAACAACAACGGGCCCTGTCCTCTGATCGCCATCT gTAATGTTCTCCTGCTGAGGCATAACCTTAATCTGAGTTCGGATGCGTCGGAGGTGTCGTTGCAGAAGCTGCTTTCTCTTGTCGCAGAAAGGCTGATTGATTCTAACAGCAACGTTCAG GACAAGGATGACGGGTATGTTAGGAATCAGCAACAGAACATAGCGGATGCAATTGATCTGCTGCCTTGTCTTGCTACAGGGATCGATGTCAATGTGCATTTCAGGAA GATAAATGATTTTGAATTTACACGGGAATGCACTATATTTGATCTCCTTGATATCGGTTTGTACCATGGGTGGATAGTTGATCCTCAG GACACTGATACTGCAGAAGCAATTGGATCTAAGTCTTATAATATGCTTGTTGCTGAGCTTGTTGCTTTCGAAACAAGGAAATCTGAGGGGGAAAATAAGGACGTGCAAGAAGAAGACTCTGTTGATTTTGCTGCTGCAGCAACTGCAACCTTGGGAGTTCCATCGCCAAGCCTTTCAAGAGGTAGATCAATTGATGATTATCCAGTCTCAGCCACTGTTGATCAAACAAGAGGGAGTGATGacatagaagaagaagaggagctgATGAGAGCCTTGAACCTCTCTAGAGCTGAAATGTCCAATCCTGTTAAGGATTCCATGTCCCCTGTTTTTGATTGGAGTAATCCATCTCCTAATTTAGAGGAAAGCACACATTCTAAGTGTTTTGGATCAGGAACTCTTGCTGATTCTTTGGGGGTACAAAATGGAGTTGAATCTCAACAATCGTATCAGTTAGACTTGTTTGCAGGACAAGAATCCATTACATCCAGTGATTGGAAGGATGGTGCCACATCAGAGGATAGTTCTTCAGTTCCGAGGATCAGTTCTGGAAATAACTCTGGTCAGACAGTCTCTGAAGGATCTGTGGAACTTTTAATGTCCAGTGATTCAGTGGAGAATGTAAGGACTCATATGTTAATACAGAATGTGTCTCTGCCTTTGCGATCTACTGATAAAGATGGTTCTAATGGGTGCTGCACTAATGAAGACCTAAGGATTGCTTCAGGAGGGGATAAATCTGTGAGACAAACATGCACTGAAGACATCTCCACATCTCAAATTCATGATAAGCCCACTGATGATCTGATCGATTGCAACTCGGCAGTTTTTTCTGGTCCAGTTGTCCATTGTTCTTATCTCCCTTCCGCAAGTGAAAGAGAAAAGCCTTCAGATGTTTCTGTGGTTGTCAGTTCAAGCCTTGAAAGAGAAGAACACATTCTTGAATCTGGACATACGGCATTTCAAAACCGAGAGCCAGTCTATGAAGGCGAGGTGGTTCTTGCTGAGCAGGATGACAAAACAGAAGAGGATAACAGTCCTACAAATTTGAAAGATGTTGTTGCTCGACACCAAT GGCAACTGATAAAGAATTTTCTGGAAAATAATGCAAGCCAATTGACTATCTATGG GTTATTTTGCTTACAAGAAGGTATTAAAGAAAGAGAACTGGGTGTCTTTTTCCGTAATAATCATTTCTGCACTATGTTAAG TTCAATGGTGAACTCTATCTCTTGGCTACTGATCAAACACTATCTCACAGTGAGGATGACTCCCCAACAGAACGGTGTGGCCGAGAGGATGAACCGTACATTGACAGAGAAGGCCAGGAGTTTGAGGCTGCAGACATCACTTCCCAAAACGTTTTGGGGTGATGCGataacttttttttgttttcttgttaaCAGGTCCCCCAATAGAAAGCTTGATGGAGGCATTCCAGAGGAGATCTGGAGTAGGAAGAAGGTGGAGCTTGGCCACCTAAAGGTATTCGGTTGCCCAGCCTATGCATTAGTGGAGGCAATCGAAAGAAGCAAACTTGATCCGAAATCACAGAAGATGGTCTTCATCGGATATCCACAAAGGGTCAAGGGTTATTTGCTGTGGGATCCTCATTCACAGAAGTCCACCATCAGTAGgaatgttatttttgatgaagaGAGCATCCTAAAGAGGCCGGGAGTAGCAGATGAAGCGCAAAAGGCTGGGCAGGACAGCAGTGGACGGCACTCACTAGCAG
- the LOC103698954 gene encoding uncharacterized protein LOC103698954 isoform X2 has product MSTEEQRKEAEAGAELEVVYKTKVVQFLGRSTPIILQNNNGPCPLIAICNVLLLRHNLNLSSDASEVSLQKLLSLVAERLIDSNSNVQDKDDGYVRNQQQNIADAIDLLPCLATGIDVNVHFRKINDFEFTRECTIFDLLDIGLYHGWIVDPQDTDTAEAIGSKSYNMLVAELVAFETRKSEGENKDVQEEDSVDFAAAATATLGVPSPSLSRGRSIDDYPVSATVDQTRGSDDIEEEEELMRALNLSRAEMSNPVKDSMSPVFDWSNPSPNLEESTHSKCFGSGTLADSLGVQNGVESQQSYQLDLFAGQESITSSDWKDGATSEDSSSVPRISSGNNSGQTVSEGSVELLMSSDSVENVRTHMLIQNVSLPLRSTDKDGSNGCCTNEDLRIASGGDKSVRQTCTEDISTSQIHDKPTDDLIDCNSAVFSGPVVHCSYLPSASEREKPSDVSVVVSSSLEREEHILESGHTAFQNREPVYEGEVVLAEQDDKTEEDNSPTNLKDVVARHQWQLIKNFLENNASQLTIYGLFCLQEGIKERELGVFFRNNHFCTMLSSMVNSISWLLIKHYLTVRMTPQQNGVAERMNRTLTEKARSLRLQTSLPKTFWGDAITFFCFLVNRSPNRKLDGGIPEEIWSRKKVELGHLKVFGCPAYALVEAIERSKLDPKSQKMVFIGYPQRVKGYLLWDPHSQKSTISRNVIFDEESILKRPGVADEAQKAGQDSSGRHSLAVLTCNWQLRFNNRSLNNSPNASFPNSHLLVVERGLSQVLMPNLDVQ; this is encoded by the exons ATGTCGACGGAGGAGCAGAGGAAGGAGGCGGAGGCCGGGGCGGAACTGGAGGTGGTCTACAAGACGAAGGTCGTCCAGTTCCTTGGCCGCTCCACCCCAATCATCCTCCAGAACAACAACGGGCCCTGTCCTCTGATCGCCATCT gTAATGTTCTCCTGCTGAGGCATAACCTTAATCTGAGTTCGGATGCGTCGGAGGTGTCGTTGCAGAAGCTGCTTTCTCTTGTCGCAGAAAGGCTGATTGATTCTAACAGCAACGTTCAG GACAAGGATGACGGGTATGTTAGGAATCAGCAACAGAACATAGCGGATGCAATTGATCTGCTGCCTTGTCTTGCTACAGGGATCGATGTCAATGTGCATTTCAGGAA GATAAATGATTTTGAATTTACACGGGAATGCACTATATTTGATCTCCTTGATATCGGTTTGTACCATGGGTGGATAGTTGATCCTCAG GACACTGATACTGCAGAAGCAATTGGATCTAAGTCTTATAATATGCTTGTTGCTGAGCTTGTTGCTTTCGAAACAAGGAAATCTGAGGGGGAAAATAAGGACGTGCAAGAAGAAGACTCTGTTGATTTTGCTGCTGCAGCAACTGCAACCTTGGGAGTTCCATCGCCAAGCCTTTCAAGAGGTAGATCAATTGATGATTATCCAGTCTCAGCCACTGTTGATCAAACAAGAGGGAGTGATGacatagaagaagaagaggagctgATGAGAGCCTTGAACCTCTCTAGAGCTGAAATGTCCAATCCTGTTAAGGATTCCATGTCCCCTGTTTTTGATTGGAGTAATCCATCTCCTAATTTAGAGGAAAGCACACATTCTAAGTGTTTTGGATCAGGAACTCTTGCTGATTCTTTGGGGGTACAAAATGGAGTTGAATCTCAACAATCGTATCAGTTAGACTTGTTTGCAGGACAAGAATCCATTACATCCAGTGATTGGAAGGATGGTGCCACATCAGAGGATAGTTCTTCAGTTCCGAGGATCAGTTCTGGAAATAACTCTGGTCAGACAGTCTCTGAAGGATCTGTGGAACTTTTAATGTCCAGTGATTCAGTGGAGAATGTAAGGACTCATATGTTAATACAGAATGTGTCTCTGCCTTTGCGATCTACTGATAAAGATGGTTCTAATGGGTGCTGCACTAATGAAGACCTAAGGATTGCTTCAGGAGGGGATAAATCTGTGAGACAAACATGCACTGAAGACATCTCCACATCTCAAATTCATGATAAGCCCACTGATGATCTGATCGATTGCAACTCGGCAGTTTTTTCTGGTCCAGTTGTCCATTGTTCTTATCTCCCTTCCGCAAGTGAAAGAGAAAAGCCTTCAGATGTTTCTGTGGTTGTCAGTTCAAGCCTTGAAAGAGAAGAACACATTCTTGAATCTGGACATACGGCATTTCAAAACCGAGAGCCAGTCTATGAAGGCGAGGTGGTTCTTGCTGAGCAGGATGACAAAACAGAAGAGGATAACAGTCCTACAAATTTGAAAGATGTTGTTGCTCGACACCAAT GGCAACTGATAAAGAATTTTCTGGAAAATAATGCAAGCCAATTGACTATCTATGG GTTATTTTGCTTACAAGAAGGTATTAAAGAAAGAGAACTGGGTGTCTTTTTCCGTAATAATCATTTCTGCACTATGTTAAG TTCAATGGTGAACTCTATCTCTTGGCTACTGATCAAACACTATCTCACAGTGAGGATGACTCCCCAACAGAACGGTGTGGCCGAGAGGATGAACCGTACATTGACAGAGAAGGCCAGGAGTTTGAGGCTGCAGACATCACTTCCCAAAACGTTTTGGGGTGATGCGataacttttttttgttttcttgttaaCAGGTCCCCCAATAGAAAGCTTGATGGAGGCATTCCAGAGGAGATCTGGAGTAGGAAGAAGGTGGAGCTTGGCCACCTAAAGGTATTCGGTTGCCCAGCCTATGCATTAGTGGAGGCAATCGAAAGAAGCAAACTTGATCCGAAATCACAGAAGATGGTCTTCATCGGATATCCACAAAGGGTCAAGGGTTATTTGCTGTGGGATCCTCATTCACAGAAGTCCACCATCAGTAGgaatgttatttttgatgaagaGAGCATCCTAAAGAGGCCGGGAGTAGCAGATGAAGCGCAAAAGGCTGGGCAGGACAGCAGTGGACGGCACTCACTAGCAG
- the LOC103698954 gene encoding uncharacterized protein LOC103698954 isoform X11: MSTEEQRKEAEAGAELEVVYKTKVVQFLGRSTPIILQNNNGPCPLIAICNVLLLRHNLNLSSDASEVSLQKLLSLVAERLIDSNSNVQDKDDGYVRNQQQNIADAIDLLPCLATGIDVNVHFRKINDFEFTRECTIFDLLDIGLYHGWIVDPQDTDTAEAIGSKSYNMLVAELVAFETRKSEGENKDVQEEDSVDFAAAATATLGVPSPSLSRGRSIDDYPVSATVDQTRGSDDIEEEEELMRALNLSRAEMSNPVKDSMSPVFDWSNPSPNLEESTHSKCFGSGTLADSLGVQNGVESQQSYQLDLFAGQESITSSDWKDGATSEDSSSVPRISSGNNSGQTVSEGSVELLMSSDSVENVRTHMLIQNVSLPLRSTDKDGSNGCCTNEDLRIASGGDKSVRQTCTEDISTSQIHDKPTDDLIDCNSAVFSGPVVHCSYLPSASEREKPSDVSVVVSSSLEREEHILESGHTAFQNREPVYEGEVVLAEQDDKTEEDNSPTNLKDVVARHQCYFAYKKVLKKENWVSFSVIIISALC; encoded by the exons ATGTCGACGGAGGAGCAGAGGAAGGAGGCGGAGGCCGGGGCGGAACTGGAGGTGGTCTACAAGACGAAGGTCGTCCAGTTCCTTGGCCGCTCCACCCCAATCATCCTCCAGAACAACAACGGGCCCTGTCCTCTGATCGCCATCT gTAATGTTCTCCTGCTGAGGCATAACCTTAATCTGAGTTCGGATGCGTCGGAGGTGTCGTTGCAGAAGCTGCTTTCTCTTGTCGCAGAAAGGCTGATTGATTCTAACAGCAACGTTCAG GACAAGGATGACGGGTATGTTAGGAATCAGCAACAGAACATAGCGGATGCAATTGATCTGCTGCCTTGTCTTGCTACAGGGATCGATGTCAATGTGCATTTCAGGAA GATAAATGATTTTGAATTTACACGGGAATGCACTATATTTGATCTCCTTGATATCGGTTTGTACCATGGGTGGATAGTTGATCCTCAG GACACTGATACTGCAGAAGCAATTGGATCTAAGTCTTATAATATGCTTGTTGCTGAGCTTGTTGCTTTCGAAACAAGGAAATCTGAGGGGGAAAATAAGGACGTGCAAGAAGAAGACTCTGTTGATTTTGCTGCTGCAGCAACTGCAACCTTGGGAGTTCCATCGCCAAGCCTTTCAAGAGGTAGATCAATTGATGATTATCCAGTCTCAGCCACTGTTGATCAAACAAGAGGGAGTGATGacatagaagaagaagaggagctgATGAGAGCCTTGAACCTCTCTAGAGCTGAAATGTCCAATCCTGTTAAGGATTCCATGTCCCCTGTTTTTGATTGGAGTAATCCATCTCCTAATTTAGAGGAAAGCACACATTCTAAGTGTTTTGGATCAGGAACTCTTGCTGATTCTTTGGGGGTACAAAATGGAGTTGAATCTCAACAATCGTATCAGTTAGACTTGTTTGCAGGACAAGAATCCATTACATCCAGTGATTGGAAGGATGGTGCCACATCAGAGGATAGTTCTTCAGTTCCGAGGATCAGTTCTGGAAATAACTCTGGTCAGACAGTCTCTGAAGGATCTGTGGAACTTTTAATGTCCAGTGATTCAGTGGAGAATGTAAGGACTCATATGTTAATACAGAATGTGTCTCTGCCTTTGCGATCTACTGATAAAGATGGTTCTAATGGGTGCTGCACTAATGAAGACCTAAGGATTGCTTCAGGAGGGGATAAATCTGTGAGACAAACATGCACTGAAGACATCTCCACATCTCAAATTCATGATAAGCCCACTGATGATCTGATCGATTGCAACTCGGCAGTTTTTTCTGGTCCAGTTGTCCATTGTTCTTATCTCCCTTCCGCAAGTGAAAGAGAAAAGCCTTCAGATGTTTCTGTGGTTGTCAGTTCAAGCCTTGAAAGAGAAGAACACATTCTTGAATCTGGACATACGGCATTTCAAAACCGAGAGCCAGTCTATGAAGGCGAGGTGGTTCTTGCTGAGCAGGATGACAAAACAGAAGAGGATAACAGTCCTACAAATTTGAAAGATGTTGTTGCTCGACACCAAT GTTATTTTGCTTACAAGAAGGTATTAAAGAAAGAGAACTGGGTGTCTTTTTCCGTAATAATCATTTCTGCACTATGTTAA
- the LOC103698954 gene encoding uncharacterized protein LOC103698954 isoform X9, translating to MSTEEQRKEAEAGAELEVVYKTKVVQFLGRSTPIILQNNNGPCPLIAICNVLLLRHNLNLSSDASEVSLQKLLSLVAERLIDSNSNVQDKDDGYVRNQQQNIADAIDLLPCLATGIDVNVHFRKINDFEFTRECTIFDLLDIGLYHGWIVDPQDTDTAEAIGSKSYNMLVAELVAFETRKSEGENKDVQEEDSVDFAAAATATLGVPSPSLSRGRSIDDYPVSATVDQTRGSDDIEEEEELMRALNLSRAEMSNPVKDSMSPVFDWSNPSPNLEESTHSKCFGSGTLADSLGVQNGVESQQSYQLDLFAGQESITSSDWKDGATSEDSSSVPRISSGNNSGQTVSEGSVELLMSSDSVENVRTHMLIQNVSLPLRSTDKDGSNGCCTNEDLRIASGGDKSVRQTCTEDISTSQIHDKPTDDLIDCNSAVFSGPVVHCSYLPSASEREKPSDVSVVVSSSLEREEHILESGHTAFQNREPVYEGEVVLAEQDDKTEEDNSPTNLKDVVARHQWQLIKNFLENNASQLTIYGLFCLQEGIKERELGVFFRNNHFCTMLSSDLQLAIALQQQEFEQQPQRQLSQQPPVSGRTRLVTGSHA from the exons ATGTCGACGGAGGAGCAGAGGAAGGAGGCGGAGGCCGGGGCGGAACTGGAGGTGGTCTACAAGACGAAGGTCGTCCAGTTCCTTGGCCGCTCCACCCCAATCATCCTCCAGAACAACAACGGGCCCTGTCCTCTGATCGCCATCT gTAATGTTCTCCTGCTGAGGCATAACCTTAATCTGAGTTCGGATGCGTCGGAGGTGTCGTTGCAGAAGCTGCTTTCTCTTGTCGCAGAAAGGCTGATTGATTCTAACAGCAACGTTCAG GACAAGGATGACGGGTATGTTAGGAATCAGCAACAGAACATAGCGGATGCAATTGATCTGCTGCCTTGTCTTGCTACAGGGATCGATGTCAATGTGCATTTCAGGAA GATAAATGATTTTGAATTTACACGGGAATGCACTATATTTGATCTCCTTGATATCGGTTTGTACCATGGGTGGATAGTTGATCCTCAG GACACTGATACTGCAGAAGCAATTGGATCTAAGTCTTATAATATGCTTGTTGCTGAGCTTGTTGCTTTCGAAACAAGGAAATCTGAGGGGGAAAATAAGGACGTGCAAGAAGAAGACTCTGTTGATTTTGCTGCTGCAGCAACTGCAACCTTGGGAGTTCCATCGCCAAGCCTTTCAAGAGGTAGATCAATTGATGATTATCCAGTCTCAGCCACTGTTGATCAAACAAGAGGGAGTGATGacatagaagaagaagaggagctgATGAGAGCCTTGAACCTCTCTAGAGCTGAAATGTCCAATCCTGTTAAGGATTCCATGTCCCCTGTTTTTGATTGGAGTAATCCATCTCCTAATTTAGAGGAAAGCACACATTCTAAGTGTTTTGGATCAGGAACTCTTGCTGATTCTTTGGGGGTACAAAATGGAGTTGAATCTCAACAATCGTATCAGTTAGACTTGTTTGCAGGACAAGAATCCATTACATCCAGTGATTGGAAGGATGGTGCCACATCAGAGGATAGTTCTTCAGTTCCGAGGATCAGTTCTGGAAATAACTCTGGTCAGACAGTCTCTGAAGGATCTGTGGAACTTTTAATGTCCAGTGATTCAGTGGAGAATGTAAGGACTCATATGTTAATACAGAATGTGTCTCTGCCTTTGCGATCTACTGATAAAGATGGTTCTAATGGGTGCTGCACTAATGAAGACCTAAGGATTGCTTCAGGAGGGGATAAATCTGTGAGACAAACATGCACTGAAGACATCTCCACATCTCAAATTCATGATAAGCCCACTGATGATCTGATCGATTGCAACTCGGCAGTTTTTTCTGGTCCAGTTGTCCATTGTTCTTATCTCCCTTCCGCAAGTGAAAGAGAAAAGCCTTCAGATGTTTCTGTGGTTGTCAGTTCAAGCCTTGAAAGAGAAGAACACATTCTTGAATCTGGACATACGGCATTTCAAAACCGAGAGCCAGTCTATGAAGGCGAGGTGGTTCTTGCTGAGCAGGATGACAAAACAGAAGAGGATAACAGTCCTACAAATTTGAAAGATGTTGTTGCTCGACACCAAT GGCAACTGATAAAGAATTTTCTGGAAAATAATGCAAGCCAATTGACTATCTATGG GTTATTTTGCTTACAAGAAGGTATTAAAGAAAGAGAACTGGGTGTCTTTTTCCGTAATAATCATTTCTGCACTATGTTAAG